CCATGTTGGAGGAAAAATACAGCTCAAATAAAATGAATGTTCTTTTTGGACAAAATAGAACGTATTATTCATTGAGCCTCATTTTAGCAAGGCATGAAATGAGCTAGCTAGTCAACTGAATCACGGGTTACATGTAAAAAAAAAGATAGAAACTTTAATATTTTTGTTTGGCATTACTGGTATATAAAAAGCTTGTTATCTTAATTAACAAGAAACAAACCTTTGCATTTATAAATACAGAAGGGAGACTTGGAGGCATAAACCATTTGGGCATAGAGCATTACAACAGGTTGATCGACGCTCTCATTAGAAATGGTAATAATTACCCTATTTTTAATATATATATTATTGATAAATTAAATATAATATATTTTTTATTCGAAAATAAGTTGTTTTCGAAAATTTTGTGTTAACCTTAATTTTAAAACTGTTTGACGAATTATATTTTATAAGTTTTTTACTTTATTAAAAAATGTTTGACTAATTATATTTTATAAAATATTAAGATAGATTGAATCATTTTAGTAATATTTTTGAAGAAGTATTTTTAATCTTTATGTATTTTAAACCTAAATATCATATATTTTGAAATAGGGTGACTAATATTCAATAGAATGTTTTTACAAAAAAAAAATATATTCTATAGAACTGATTTTTCATGTAAACGTTTCCAGGGATTACACCATTTGTGACGTTGAACCATTTCGACTATCCTCAAGAACTTGAGAACCGATTTAAAAGCTGGTTAAGCCCTGAGATGCAGTGAGTAACTAAAGTCTCTAGTCGATTAAACCATAGTACCTAAAACTAATTCTTCAATTATTTTTACTAGGAAAGAGTTCGGGTACTTGGCTGATACATGTTTCAAACATTTTGGAGACCGAGTTAAACACTGGATCACGATAAACGAACCAAATCAACAAATAATCTTAAGCTATCTAAAGGGCATATTTCCACCAAACCGGTGCTCCATGCCGTTTGGAAATTGTAGTCAGGGGAATTCAGAAACTGAGCCTTTTATAGCTGCGCATAACACAATCCTCGCACACGCAAAGGCGGTTCAAATATACCAAACTAAATATAAGGTAATAAAACGCTCCAATATGTATATATTTTAGCTATTTTGCATGTGTTATATCAACATACATTCATGATGTGTTTGTAGAAAGAACAAAAGGGAAGCATCGGCATTGTGGTACAAACATCATGGTTTGAACCCATAAGCGATTCCACTGCTGATAAAAATGCTGCAGAGAGAGCTCAGTCGTTTTATTCGAACTGGTATGTTGTGTGATTAGATGACAAAAAAAATTCATAAAAAATATGTATTATTCACATACTCATGTTTCCTTATATATTGTGCACTAAAATAACAGGATTCTAGATCCCGTTGTATATGGGAAATATCCTAAAGAAATGGTGAATCTACTTGGATCAGCTTTACCGAAATTTTCCAGAAAGGAAATAAAGAACCTTAAAAGATATAAATCAGATTTTTTGGGTATTAATCACTATACAAGTTACTTCATCCAGGATTGTTTGATTTCTGCTTGTAATTCTGGAGATGGAGCTTCTAGAAGTGAAGGATTCGCACTGAAATTAATCCAGAAAGGCAATATTTCAGTCGGAGAAGTTGTAAGTACATTTGTATTTATACTTCCAAAATCAATTATTGGACTACCTAGTATATACAGTGTTTTATAACACTAGTTTTGATTCTTTCATTTTTTGCGATTGATAGACCGACGTAAGTTGGTTGAACATTGATCCTGAAGGATTCAGGAAGATGTTGAATTATCTAACAGATAGATACCCAAACATACCAATGTTCATCACCGAAAACGGTACAATACATCAAGATTTTTCAGTTATATTCATGTTTTTGGAATGTATTTTAAGCAATTACCATCATGTTGTACAGGTCTCGGAGAGTTACAAAAACCAGAGACAACTGTAAAAGAACTACTAAATGATACAAAAAGGGTACGCTATTTGAGTGGATATTTGGATGCTTTGAAGACAGCAATGAGGTACCCTCACTATAGTTAGTCAGTCCTTAAGCCAATTCTGACATTCTCAAGGGAACTTAATTTACTATATAGATACTGAAATAAAAAATAAAATATTACCAATTACTAATTAATTATAAGGTAATTGTAAACTCTTTTGTAGGGATGGAGCAAATGTGAAAGGATATTTTGCATGGTCACTATTAGATAATTTTGAATGGTTGTACGGATACAAGCTTCGCTTTGGGATATACCACGTTGATTACACAACTCTCAAAAGAACACCGAAGCAATCAGCGTATTGGTACAAGAACTTCATTGAAAACCACATGCGTACAAGAGATCTC
This sequence is a window from Brassica oleracea var. oleracea cultivar TO1000 chromosome C1, BOL, whole genome shotgun sequence. Protein-coding genes within it:
- the LOC106323437 gene encoding beta-glucosidase 46-like, which produces MKSFANVTLFLLQSFLFPLYSSSLHQTSPDNSSPFPSDFLFGTSSSAYQYEGAYLTDGKGLNNWDVFSHEKPGDILDGGNGDIAVDQYNRFMEDIQSMNYLGVNSYRFSISWSRVLPKGRLGGINHLGIEHYNRLIDALIRNGITPFVTLNHFDYPQELENRFKSWLSPEMQKEFGYLADTCFKHFGDRVKHWITINEPNQQIILSYLKGIFPPNRCSMPFGNCSQGNSETEPFIAAHNTILAHAKAVQIYQTKYKKEQKGSIGIVVQTSWFEPISDSTADKNAAERAQSFYSNWILDPVVYGKYPKEMVNLLGSALPKFSRKEIKNLKRYKSDFLGINHYTSYFIQDCLISACNSGDGASRSEGFALKLIQKGNISVGEVTDVSWLNIDPEGFRKMLNYLTDRYPNIPMFITENGLGELQKPETTVKELLNDTKRVRYLSGYLDALKTAMRDGANVKGYFAWSLLDNFEWLYGYKLRFGIYHVDYTTLKRTPKQSAYWYKNFIENHMRTRDLADKK